The following coding sequences lie in one Mycobacterium sp. Z3061 genomic window:
- a CDS encoding Xaa-Pro peptidase family protein — protein sequence MHYYALGRCGAIEDWAAGATIGGQVIPALPDLARMRRERFGRLQAGLASSGLDGLVLLGSSAVSYATGALTPSMDGDTAALFRAVAVVVTGESAPHLFTMFADGAPSDVLVHGPLFPDLDDGVFASELASLFGAGSRLGIDHLSHAMFRGLRGYEWVDASGVLGAARVLKTVDEVACIRHAQLLNELAMEDALALLRPGVRQVDLSAAFLRRVFELGASAGGIDPIWQVMAPCRSAGPWTVHGDLAYPTVTSDRFLRYGDVIWVDAGIMYEGYASDYGRTWVVGSSLNGVQLSQFRRWRGVVDACLDVLRPGVSGLELCKVAVAANDGVRPWIEHFYLAHGVGTDSAEMPLIGTDLGEDFDSRLVVEPGMVMVFEPVIWDEGSGGYRAEDIVAVTDNGWVKLSGDSYSPYGAVE from the coding sequence TTGCATTATTACGCATTAGGGAGGTGTGGGGCCATCGAGGACTGGGCTGCTGGGGCGACGATCGGCGGGCAGGTGATCCCGGCGCTGCCCGATCTGGCCCGCATGCGCCGGGAGCGTTTCGGTCGGTTGCAGGCTGGTTTGGCTTCCAGCGGCTTGGACGGGTTGGTGTTGCTCGGGTCCAGTGCGGTGTCGTATGCGACGGGGGCGTTGACGCCGTCGATGGACGGTGACACGGCGGCGTTGTTCCGGGCGGTGGCGGTGGTGGTGACGGGGGAGTCGGCGCCGCATTTGTTCACGATGTTCGCCGACGGGGCGCCTTCGGACGTCTTGGTTCATGGGCCGTTGTTTCCGGATCTTGACGATGGGGTGTTTGCGTCGGAGTTGGCTTCTCTGTTTGGTGCTGGGTCTCGGCTGGGGATTGACCACTTGTCGCACGCCATGTTTCGCGGTCTTCGCGGTTACGAGTGGGTGGACGCGTCGGGGGTGCTGGGTGCCGCGCGGGTGTTGAAGACGGTCGACGAGGTGGCGTGTATTCGGCATGCGCAGCTGCTGAATGAGCTGGCGATGGAGGACGCTTTAGCCTTGCTTCGGCCGGGCGTGCGGCAGGTCGACCTGAGTGCGGCGTTTCTGCGGCGGGTGTTCGAACTCGGGGCGTCGGCGGGTGGGATCGATCCGATCTGGCAGGTGATGGCTCCTTGTCGTTCGGCGGGCCCGTGGACCGTGCATGGTGACTTGGCGTATCCGACGGTGACGTCGGACCGGTTTCTGCGGTACGGCGACGTGATCTGGGTGGACGCCGGAATCATGTACGAGGGGTATGCCTCGGACTACGGCCGGACATGGGTCGTGGGTTCCTCTTTGAATGGTGTGCAGCTTTCGCAGTTTCGGCGGTGGCGTGGGGTGGTCGATGCGTGCCTGGACGTGTTGCGGCCGGGCGTCTCGGGTTTGGAACTGTGCAAGGTTGCGGTGGCGGCCAACGACGGGGTACGGCCGTGGATCGAGCATTTCTATCTGGCACACGGGGTGGGGACCGACAGTGCGGAGATGCCATTGATCGGGACGGACCTCGGCGAGGATTTCGACTCCCGATTGGTGGTCGAGCCCGGGATGGTGATGGTGTTCGAGCCGGTCATCTGGGACGAGGGTTCGGGGGGATATCGGGCGGAAGACATTGTGGCCGTGACGGATAACGGGTGGGTGAAGTTGAGTGGGGATTCGTACTCGCCGTATGGGGCTGTTGAATGA
- a CDS encoding cytochrome P450, which yields MTARPDIPADVKTDFDHHSDEFNLNELAINAELRRKCPVAWNENYGGFWFLTSYEAVRETARDGDTFAHKYEPNADDGIDYQGEMGVPRPEGQPALGIGEIDGPFHQALRHALAPFFSPGAVDKLRPFMEEKAHEFLNQHITEGHMDLVLDFASPVPAILTMKLMGLPYDNWHLYANLFHAVMAVPQDSPEYLKAIAAVPEMMQGVLEYAALRRGDPKEDLTSFLLQFEFENQRLTDEQLLNIIWNLIGGGVDTTTSQTSLTLLHLGTHPELKSQLIQHPELYRTATDEFLRYFSVNQQLSRTVTKDVTLNGQHLKANDKLIISWLAANHDENEFDRPDEIVLDRNPNRHLAFGLGPHRCIGSHLARTMAEVMVKAVLDRIPDYNVDQDGVDFYLGNPAMTGLGKLPVTFAPKVA from the coding sequence GTGACAGCCCGGCCCGACATCCCCGCCGATGTCAAGACAGACTTCGATCACCACTCCGACGAGTTCAACCTCAACGAGCTCGCCATCAACGCCGAGCTCAGACGCAAATGCCCGGTCGCCTGGAACGAGAACTACGGAGGCTTCTGGTTCCTCACCAGCTACGAGGCCGTCCGCGAAACCGCCCGAGACGGCGACACTTTCGCGCACAAATACGAACCGAACGCCGACGACGGTATCGACTACCAGGGCGAGATGGGCGTCCCGCGCCCCGAAGGCCAACCCGCCCTGGGCATCGGCGAGATCGACGGCCCCTTCCACCAGGCCTTGAGACATGCCCTCGCCCCGTTCTTCTCCCCCGGCGCCGTCGACAAACTCCGGCCGTTCATGGAAGAAAAGGCGCACGAGTTCCTCAACCAGCACATCACCGAGGGACACATGGATCTGGTGCTCGACTTCGCCAGCCCCGTCCCGGCCATCCTCACCATGAAGCTGATGGGCCTGCCCTACGACAACTGGCACCTCTACGCCAACCTGTTCCACGCCGTCATGGCCGTCCCCCAGGACAGTCCGGAATACCTCAAAGCCATCGCCGCGGTCCCGGAGATGATGCAGGGGGTGCTCGAATACGCCGCCCTACGACGCGGCGACCCGAAAGAGGACCTGACCAGCTTCCTGCTTCAATTCGAGTTCGAAAACCAGAGACTCACCGACGAGCAACTGCTCAACATCATCTGGAACCTCATCGGCGGCGGCGTCGACACCACCACCTCCCAAACCTCACTGACGCTGCTGCATTTGGGGACGCACCCCGAGCTCAAAAGCCAACTGATCCAACACCCCGAGCTCTACCGCACCGCCACCGACGAGTTCCTGCGCTACTTCTCGGTCAACCAGCAACTGAGCCGCACCGTCACCAAAGACGTCACCCTCAACGGCCAGCACCTGAAGGCAAACGACAAACTGATCATCAGCTGGCTGGCCGCCAACCACGACGAAAACGAGTTCGACCGGCCCGACGAGATCGTGCTGGACCGAAACCCCAACCGCCATTTGGCCTTCGGCCTCGGACCCCACCGTTGTATCGGATCGCACCTTGCCAGAACCATGGCCGAAGTGATGGTCAAAGCCGTCCTCGACCGCATCCCCGACTACAACGTCGACCAGGACGGAGTCGACTTCTACCTCGGCAACCCCGCTATGACCGGCCTCGGCAAGCTGCCCGTCACGTTCGCCCCGAAAGTCGCTTAG
- a CDS encoding wax ester/triacylglycerol synthase family O-acyltransferase, translated as MEHLTALDAAFLEVEDSDPHVSLAIGGVSIIEGPPPTNEEFVEAFTERVQSIPRCTQVLKTHPLDIGPPEWADDPHFDISRHLHRLALPQPGGDTELFDVVADVMERRLDRERPLWECYIIEGLSDDRWAVLTKLHHCIADGIATTQLMAKLSDEGGGESFATEIHGSQEPQRRWLGLPKVSLNPVSWVSGIARGAVSAASAVQHAALGAAELTASMLTPAPDTSLSGSVTTRRRYRAARVRLADLHEVGDAFDVTVNDVALAAITASYRQLLLDRGEKPGRNSLRTLVPVSVRGTNHFNLTDNEVSAMLPLLPVDEADPVTQLELVHKRLQHAKGSGQSEGGTAMLAAVGTVPFMFSAWAVRLLSHLPQKAVVALATNVPGPRAEQRLLGRRVLEILPVPPIALQLRTGIAMVSYAEHFVFGITGDYDSAPDLEALASGIEDGAARLLEMSRALRVKRRKARKALA; from the coding sequence ATGGAGCATCTGACTGCCCTCGACGCGGCATTCCTCGAAGTCGAAGACTCCGACCCACACGTCAGCCTGGCGATCGGCGGGGTATCGATCATAGAGGGGCCCCCGCCGACCAACGAGGAGTTCGTCGAAGCCTTCACCGAACGCGTGCAATCCATTCCGCGCTGCACACAGGTGCTCAAGACCCATCCGCTCGACATCGGTCCACCGGAGTGGGCGGACGATCCGCACTTCGACATATCCCGGCACCTGCACCGGCTCGCGCTGCCGCAACCCGGTGGCGACACCGAATTGTTCGACGTGGTGGCCGACGTGATGGAGCGCCGCCTGGACCGGGAGCGCCCGCTGTGGGAGTGCTACATCATCGAAGGCCTCAGCGATGACCGGTGGGCGGTGCTGACCAAGCTGCATCACTGCATCGCCGACGGCATCGCGACCACGCAGCTGATGGCCAAGTTGAGCGACGAGGGCGGCGGCGAGTCCTTCGCCACCGAGATCCACGGATCCCAGGAGCCGCAGCGGCGGTGGCTGGGCTTGCCGAAGGTGAGCCTGAACCCGGTGAGCTGGGTGAGCGGTATCGCACGGGGCGCCGTCAGCGCGGCGTCCGCCGTCCAACATGCCGCCCTGGGTGCAGCCGAATTGACGGCGAGCATGCTCACCCCGGCTCCGGACACGTCGTTGAGCGGCTCGGTCACCACCAGGCGCCGCTACCGGGCGGCCCGGGTTCGGCTGGCCGACCTGCACGAGGTCGGCGACGCGTTCGACGTGACGGTCAACGATGTCGCGCTGGCCGCGATCACCGCCAGCTACCGGCAGCTGCTGCTGGACCGCGGGGAGAAGCCCGGACGCAACTCGCTGCGCACGCTGGTACCGGTGTCGGTGCGCGGGACGAACCATTTCAATCTGACCGACAACGAGGTGTCGGCGATGTTGCCGCTGTTGCCCGTCGACGAGGCCGACCCGGTAACGCAGCTGGAGCTGGTGCACAAGCGACTGCAGCATGCCAAGGGCAGCGGGCAGAGTGAAGGTGGCACCGCGATGCTGGCCGCGGTCGGCACCGTGCCATTCATGTTCTCGGCGTGGGCCGTTCGACTGCTCAGCCATCTGCCGCAGAAGGCGGTGGTCGCATTGGCGACCAATGTCCCCGGCCCGCGTGCCGAGCAGCGACTGCTGGGTCGGCGGGTATTGGAGATCCTACCGGTCCCGCCGATCGCACTGCAGTTGCGCACCGGCATCGCGATGGTCAGCTACGCCGAGCATTTCGTCTTCGGCATCACCGGCGACTATGACTCGGCTCCCGACCTCGAGGCGCTCGCGTCGGGCATCGAAGATGGGGCGGCGCGGCTGCTCGAGATGAGTCGGGCGCTTCGGGTCAAGCGCCGGAAGGCGCGTAAGGCGTTGGCCTAA
- a CDS encoding FAD-linked oxidase C-terminal domain-containing protein, which translates to MSDMTARFAEIVGAEHLLAGDGVPEDYSHDEELTQSPVQPAYVAKPATAEEVAQLLKAASEHGVPVTARGSGSGLSGAARPAAGGLLISFERMNKVLEVDTTNQVAVVQPGITLTELDAATDEYGLRYMVYPGELSASVGGNVGTNAGGMRAVKYGVSRHNVLGLQAVLPTGEIIRTGGKIAKVSTGYDLTQLIVGSEGTLALATEVIVKLYPRLDHSATVVAPFADFDQVMTAVPAVLAAGLAPYILEYIDNLTMAAIIHTQNLELGIPDRVRDSCAAYLVVGLENRTSDRLDEDVERTGELLAELGAVDAYVLEGGSARRLIEAREKAFWTAKAIGADDIIDTVVPRSAMPKFLSTVRGLASSAGGGVAGCGHAGDGNVHLAILLKDEVARKQLMTDIFALAMELGGAISGEHGLGRAKTPYYLKLEDPAKVALMRRIKESFDPAGILNPGVVFGE; encoded by the coding sequence ATGAGCGACATGACAGCGCGGTTCGCCGAGATCGTCGGCGCGGAGCACCTGCTGGCCGGCGACGGGGTCCCCGAGGACTACTCCCACGACGAGGAGCTGACGCAGTCGCCGGTGCAGCCGGCCTACGTTGCGAAGCCGGCCACCGCCGAGGAGGTCGCGCAACTGCTCAAAGCCGCCTCCGAGCACGGGGTTCCGGTGACGGCCCGCGGCTCCGGGTCCGGCCTGTCGGGTGCCGCGCGCCCCGCCGCCGGCGGGCTGCTGATCTCCTTCGAGCGGATGAACAAGGTCCTCGAGGTCGACACCACCAACCAGGTCGCCGTCGTGCAGCCCGGGATCACGCTGACCGAACTCGACGCCGCCACCGACGAGTACGGGCTGCGCTACATGGTTTACCCGGGCGAGCTGTCCGCCAGCGTCGGCGGCAACGTCGGCACCAACGCCGGCGGGATGCGTGCGGTCAAGTACGGGGTGTCCCGGCACAACGTGCTCGGGTTGCAGGCGGTGTTGCCGACGGGCGAGATCATCCGCACCGGCGGCAAGATCGCCAAGGTGTCGACGGGCTATGACCTGACGCAGCTGATCGTCGGCTCGGAAGGCACCCTGGCGCTGGCTACCGAGGTGATCGTCAAGCTGTACCCGCGGCTGGACCACAGCGCTACGGTGGTGGCGCCGTTCGCCGACTTCGACCAGGTGATGACGGCGGTGCCCGCCGTGCTGGCCGCCGGGCTCGCGCCCTACATCCTCGAGTACATCGACAACCTGACGATGGCCGCAATCATCCACACCCAGAATCTGGAGCTGGGCATCCCCGACCGCGTGCGGGACAGTTGTGCGGCGTATCTCGTTGTGGGCCTTGAGAACCGGACGTCGGATCGGTTGGACGAGGACGTCGAGCGCACCGGTGAGCTGCTGGCCGAGCTGGGTGCGGTGGACGCTTACGTGCTGGAGGGCGGATCGGCGCGCCGGTTGATCGAGGCGCGGGAGAAGGCGTTCTGGACGGCCAAGGCGATCGGGGCCGACGACATCATCGACACCGTGGTGCCGCGTTCGGCGATGCCGAAATTCCTTTCTACGGTGCGCGGTTTGGCCTCGTCGGCCGGCGGTGGTGTGGCGGGTTGCGGGCATGCCGGCGACGGCAATGTGCACCTGGCGATCCTGTTGAAGGATGAGGTGGCCCGCAAGCAGCTGATGACCGACATCTTCGCGCTGGCAATGGAATTGGGTGGGGCGATCTCCGGCGAGCACGGGCTGGGGCGCGCCAAGACGCCGTACTACCTGAAGCTGGAAGACCCTGCGAAGGTGGCGTTGATGCGACGGATCAAGGAAAGCTTCGACCCGGCAGGCATTCTCAATCCCGGGGTGGTGTTCGGGGAGTAA
- a CDS encoding type II toxin-antitoxin system VapC family toxin, with protein sequence MIVVDASVLAVALGDDGNDGDRYRERLSGEVLTAPELIDLEVVSVWRHQVTARLMTARRAKGAVEDLLDLPLRRCSHQPVLQRIWELRHTVTSYDAAYIALAETLAVALVTADARLSRASGVRCAIETLGR encoded by the coding sequence GTGATCGTCGTTGATGCGAGCGTCCTGGCCGTAGCACTGGGTGACGACGGAAACGACGGTGACCGTTACCGGGAGCGTCTGAGCGGGGAGGTTCTGACTGCACCTGAACTCATCGACCTTGAGGTCGTTTCGGTGTGGCGCCACCAGGTCACCGCGCGACTGATGACCGCTCGAAGGGCCAAAGGCGCGGTCGAAGATTTGTTGGATCTACCGCTAAGACGTTGCTCGCATCAGCCTGTGTTGCAGCGCATATGGGAGCTAAGGCATACGGTCACGTCCTATGATGCCGCATACATCGCGCTGGCCGAGACGCTGGCTGTTGCCCTGGTAACCGCCGACGCACGCCTGTCGCGTGCCTCGGGCGTCCGTTGTGCGATCGAGACGCTCGGCCGTTGA
- a CDS encoding FitA-like ribbon-helix-helix domain-containing protein, whose product MPSVQIKDVPEDTHRVLRERAARAHQSLQEYLRSRLIDEANQPTLEEVFDRVASRRGGRVSAKAAVEHVRAERDRR is encoded by the coding sequence ATGCCCAGCGTGCAGATCAAGGATGTTCCAGAAGACACTCACCGAGTGTTACGAGAACGCGCGGCCCGGGCTCATCAATCACTGCAGGAGTACCTTCGAAGCCGCCTGATCGACGAGGCAAACCAACCCACGTTGGAAGAGGTCTTCGACCGAGTGGCGTCCCGCCGCGGCGGTCGGGTATCGGCCAAGGCTGCCGTCGAACACGTCCGGGCCGAACGTGATCGTCGTTGA
- a CDS encoding serine/threonine-protein kinase — protein sequence MTSPRGGSRVGTRFGPYELRSVLGTGGMGEVYRAFDTVRGRMVALKLLRPDLAADPQYQERFRRESQIAARLKEPHVIPVHDFGAIGGVLFIDMRLVDGGSLRDMLQARGPLAPADAVAIVAQVASALDAAHADGLVHRDVKPENVLINAAGFAYLVDFGIARGGGDPSLTGAGLPIGSYLYMAPERFNGDWVGPATDVYSLACLLYECLTGRTPFDFPEPAAVMSAHLFSAPPRPSIMRRGVSRAFDGVIAKGMAKQPAARFVSAGELARSAAAVLNPPSGTRPFATDYPNPEDTGFSPYPSPAPAPVASRRSRLPFLVGGLAALMLVIAAVLAAVLAFGGRSGPSAQSALPGSSVAPSLSRPVDGADALGFVGHTARCDPGSPPAAVLRTAKSLVVVCQAGSDSFYYRGERISDGAHIELSGAVRASGGFDVVNPANGVRYQIRPEMLTILSGSHVDSAEPALQYAGAG from the coding sequence ATGACTTCGCCGCGTGGCGGGTCGCGTGTCGGGACCCGATTCGGACCGTACGAACTGCGATCCGTGCTGGGCACGGGCGGTATGGGCGAGGTGTACCGGGCCTTCGACACCGTTCGCGGGCGGATGGTGGCGCTGAAGCTGCTGCGCCCGGATCTGGCCGCCGACCCGCAATATCAGGAGCGGTTTCGGCGGGAGTCGCAGATCGCGGCGCGGCTGAAGGAACCGCACGTCATCCCGGTGCATGACTTCGGCGCGATCGGCGGAGTGCTGTTCATCGACATGCGCCTGGTGGACGGCGGCAGCCTGCGTGACATGCTGCAGGCTCGCGGTCCACTGGCGCCGGCGGATGCGGTGGCCATCGTCGCTCAGGTGGCGTCGGCGCTCGATGCCGCCCACGCGGACGGCTTGGTGCACCGCGACGTCAAGCCCGAGAACGTGTTGATCAACGCGGCCGGATTTGCCTATCTCGTCGACTTCGGCATCGCCCGCGGCGGCGGGGATCCCAGTTTGACGGGCGCGGGGTTGCCGATCGGGTCGTATCTGTACATGGCGCCGGAGCGCTTCAACGGAGACTGGGTCGGGCCGGCAACCGACGTCTACTCGCTGGCCTGCCTGTTATACGAATGTCTGACGGGCAGAACACCTTTCGACTTTCCCGAACCCGCCGCGGTGATGAGCGCGCACCTCTTCTCGGCGCCGCCGCGGCCGAGCATCATGCGCCGCGGCGTTTCTCGGGCTTTCGACGGGGTGATCGCGAAGGGGATGGCCAAACAGCCTGCGGCACGGTTCGTTTCGGCCGGCGAGCTGGCCCGGTCGGCCGCGGCGGTGCTGAACCCGCCGTCGGGCACGCGGCCATTCGCCACCGATTACCCCAATCCCGAGGACACCGGTTTCAGTCCGTATCCTTCACCGGCTCCTGCGCCGGTGGCTTCGCGGCGAAGTCGGCTGCCGTTTTTGGTGGGCGGCCTTGCGGCGCTGATGCTGGTGATCGCGGCCGTGTTGGCGGCGGTGTTGGCCTTCGGCGGCCGGTCGGGTCCGTCGGCGCAGTCGGCGTTGCCGGGTAGTTCTGTGGCCCCGTCCTTGTCCCGGCCGGTGGATGGCGCCGACGCGTTGGGCTTCGTCGGGCATACGGCGCGGTGTGACCCGGGCAGTCCGCCCGCGGCGGTGCTGCGGACCGCGAAGTCGTTGGTGGTGGTGTGTCAGGCTGGCTCGGACAGCTTTTACTACCGCGGCGAGCGGATCAGCGACGGCGCGCATATCGAATTAAGCGGTGCCGTAAGGGCTTCCGGCGGGTTCGACGTGGTGAATCCGGCGAACGGGGTGCGCTACCAGATTCGTCCGGAGATGCTTACCATTCTCAGTGGTAGTCATGTTGATTCGGCGGAGCCGGCGTTGCAGTACGCCGGGGCGGGTTGA
- a CDS encoding TetR/AcrR family transcriptional regulator, with the protein MATSSRLTVDDWLQAGYATVADEGLNALKLDRLCARLNVTKGSFYWHFADMAAYRKALIESWTRLKDDELREIEQLGDTEPRERLSQMIALLIKPTHWTLERAMREWARSDENIAAAIRAADGRLFKQVRRAFRDFGFDADEAALRAGTTFAAGIGLLHLSVGTPEKQQREKFLDFLLRP; encoded by the coding sequence ATGGCGACCAGCAGCCGTCTCACGGTGGACGATTGGCTGCAGGCGGGCTACGCGACGGTGGCCGACGAAGGCCTCAATGCCCTCAAACTCGACCGGCTCTGCGCGCGCCTGAACGTCACCAAGGGCAGCTTCTACTGGCATTTCGCCGACATGGCGGCCTACCGCAAGGCCCTGATCGAATCCTGGACCCGGCTCAAAGACGACGAATTGCGCGAGATCGAGCAACTCGGCGACACCGAACCACGCGAACGGTTGTCCCAGATGATCGCGCTGCTCATCAAGCCGACCCACTGGACTCTGGAACGCGCCATGCGCGAGTGGGCGCGATCCGACGAGAACATTGCCGCCGCCATCCGCGCCGCCGACGGCCGGCTGTTCAAGCAGGTGCGACGCGCCTTCCGCGACTTCGGATTTGATGCCGACGAAGCCGCGCTGCGCGCCGGAACCACCTTCGCCGCCGGCATCGGCCTGCTGCATCTCTCGGTCGGCACACCGGAAAAGCAGCAGCGCGAGAAATTCCTGGACTTCCTGCTCCGCCCGTAA
- a CDS encoding acyl-CoA dehydrogenase family protein — translation MTAINDDFVDRLQQRAQEAERLRRLPDATVDELRESGFTELLKPKGYGGQQAEFAAIFDPVRRMAHGCASTAWTAAFYTLHTWMLSLFDEQAQAEGFATQPFFASAPLAPTGRGTPADGGVTLSGRWSWATGVMHGNWAIVGALCGPDDGIYPALALIPADDINIVDVWHTDGMCATGSNDIVADHVFVPEHRLVKITDIYAGTTPGARLHDADVYRWPLVPALALSAAMPALGAAERVTEIYTQRLSERVIAYEGTSQKDKPAAQARLGQSRVRLRALHGLLQDTTGRIDDILASGNNVPRAVRADARLAAAHIVKESRGVIADLLEASGASAHFLDNPLQRTKRDVDVISGHVIFDYDTSRELSGALAIGLKIPPTAMV, via the coding sequence ATGACGGCTATCAATGACGATTTCGTCGACCGCCTCCAGCAGCGCGCCCAGGAAGCCGAACGGCTGCGCCGGCTCCCCGACGCCACCGTCGACGAACTCCGCGAGTCCGGCTTCACCGAGCTCCTCAAGCCCAAAGGCTACGGCGGCCAACAAGCCGAATTCGCAGCCATTTTCGACCCGGTCCGCCGGATGGCCCACGGTTGCGCCTCCACCGCCTGGACCGCCGCGTTCTACACCCTGCACACGTGGATGCTGTCCCTGTTCGACGAGCAGGCCCAGGCCGAAGGCTTCGCGACGCAGCCCTTCTTCGCGTCGGCCCCGCTCGCCCCCACCGGCCGCGGCACACCCGCTGACGGCGGGGTCACCCTGAGCGGACGCTGGTCATGGGCCACCGGCGTGATGCACGGCAACTGGGCCATCGTCGGCGCACTCTGCGGCCCGGACGACGGCATCTACCCGGCGCTCGCGCTCATCCCGGCCGACGACATCAACATCGTCGACGTCTGGCACACCGACGGCATGTGCGCCACCGGATCCAACGACATCGTCGCCGACCACGTCTTCGTCCCCGAGCACCGCCTGGTCAAGATCACCGACATCTACGCCGGCACCACGCCCGGCGCCCGGCTGCACGACGCGGACGTCTACCGCTGGCCCCTGGTGCCCGCACTCGCGCTCTCCGCCGCAATGCCGGCCCTCGGCGCCGCTGAACGCGTCACGGAGATCTACACGCAGCGCCTCAGCGAACGCGTCATCGCCTACGAGGGCACCAGCCAGAAGGACAAGCCCGCCGCCCAGGCCCGCCTCGGCCAGTCCCGCGTCCGGCTGCGCGCCCTGCACGGCCTACTGCAGGACACCACCGGCCGCATCGACGACATCCTGGCCAGCGGCAACAACGTGCCCCGCGCGGTGCGCGCCGACGCCCGCCTGGCCGCCGCACACATCGTCAAAGAATCCCGCGGCGTCATCGCGGATCTCCTCGAAGCATCGGGCGCCAGCGCCCACTTCCTCGACAACCCGCTGCAACGGACCAAGCGCGACGTCGACGTGATCAGCGGGCACGTGATCTTCGACTACGACACCAGCCGAGAACTGTCCGGCGCCTTGGCAATTGGGCTCAAGATCCCGCCGACCGCGATGGTCTGA